In a single window of the Olivibacter sp. SDN3 genome:
- the sucC gene encoding ADP-forming succinate--CoA ligase subunit beta, which translates to MNIHEYQGKAILKSFGVRIQEGIVADNPEQAVEAAKKLKQDFNSDWVVVKAQIHAGGRGKGGGVKLAKNIDEVREKSKEIIGMQLITPQTGPAGKKVNKVLIAQDVYYPGASETKEFYMSVLLDRSRGRNIIMYSTEGGMDIEEVAEKTPHLIQKEEVDPAVGLQGFQARKIAFNLGLSGAAFKDMTKFVAALYKAYESTDSSQFEINPVLKTSDDKILAVDAKVNLDENALYRHPDYAELRDLSEEDPTEVEAGRSNLNYVKLDGNVGCMVNGAGLAMATMDIIKIAGGEPANFLDVGGTANAETVKAGFNIILKDPNVKAILINIFGGIVRCDRVAQGVIDAYNEIGNIPVPIIVRLQGTNAEEAKKLIDESGLEVFSAIQLKEAADLVSKVLS; encoded by the coding sequence ATGAACATTCACGAATATCAAGGTAAAGCTATATTAAAGAGCTTCGGCGTGCGCATTCAGGAAGGCATTGTTGCTGACAACCCTGAGCAAGCAGTAGAGGCTGCAAAAAAGTTAAAACAAGATTTTAATTCGGATTGGGTTGTTGTAAAGGCACAAATCCATGCTGGAGGCCGGGGAAAGGGCGGCGGTGTGAAATTGGCTAAAAACATCGATGAAGTTAGAGAAAAGTCGAAAGAAATCATAGGCATGCAGCTTATTACACCGCAAACTGGTCCTGCTGGAAAAAAAGTAAATAAAGTGCTCATTGCACAGGATGTGTACTACCCTGGAGCCAGCGAAACCAAAGAATTTTATATGAGTGTTCTATTGGACAGATCGCGCGGACGCAATATCATCATGTATTCTACCGAAGGCGGTATGGATATTGAAGAAGTTGCCGAAAAAACACCCCACCTGATCCAAAAGGAAGAAGTAGATCCTGCCGTTGGTTTACAGGGCTTTCAAGCTAGAAAAATTGCCTTTAACCTTGGGTTAAGTGGAGCGGCATTCAAGGATATGACAAAATTCGTTGCCGCACTTTATAAAGCTTACGAATCAACTGATTCTTCTCAATTTGAAATCAATCCAGTATTAAAAACATCGGACGATAAAATATTAGCTGTTGACGCTAAAGTTAATCTAGATGAAAATGCATTGTACCGCCATCCAGATTACGCAGAATTACGCGATTTATCAGAAGAAGATCCTACTGAAGTAGAAGCAGGACGTTCTAATCTTAACTATGTTAAGTTAGATGGTAATGTAGGTTGTATGGTAAACGGTGCCGGCCTAGCAATGGCGACTATGGATATCATTAAGATCGCAGGTGGCGAACCTGCCAATTTTTTAGATGTAGGTGGTACTGCTAACGCCGAAACTGTAAAAGCTGGCTTTAATATTATCTTAAAAGATCCTAATGTAAAAGCTATCTTAATTAACATATTTGGTGGCATTGTGCGTTGCGACCGTGTGGCACAAGGTGTGATCGATGCTTATAATGAAATAGGAAATATTCCCGTGCCAATTATTGTACGCTTACAAGGTACCAACGCTGAAGAAGCGAAAAAACTGATTGATGAATCAGGTTTGGAGGTATTTTCTGCTATACAATTAAAAGAAGCTGCAGATTTAGTGAGTAAAGTACTTTCTTAA
- a CDS encoding NADH-quinone oxidoreductase subunit D, with translation MTNLGPEEMIINIGPQHPSTHGVLRLEVVSDGEIVKEVVPHMGYLHRCFEKHAESMNYGKTIPFTDRMDYLASMNNSHAFVMGVERMLGIDKQIPKRIEYIRVLVCELNRIASHLIAIGTYGIDIGAFTPFMWCFRDREHIMNMLEWASGSRMLYNYIWVGGLFYDLPIGFEERCTEFVNYFKPKLVELDDLLTNNQIFISRTANIGALPLDVAINYGCSGPMLRASGLKWDLRRIDEYSVYPEIDFDIPIGQGIMGAKGDCWDRYKVRVDEIVESVKIIEQCLERLKKELKRTPDFDPRALVPKKVSPKAQDYYVRAENPKGELGFYFITDGRLDIPRRVKARGPSFTNLSVLPELSRNILIADLIAILGSIDIVLGEVDR, from the coding sequence ATGACTAATTTAGGTCCTGAGGAAATGATTATCAATATTGGCCCCCAACACCCCTCTACACATGGCGTTTTGCGTTTGGAAGTAGTTTCTGATGGCGAGATTGTAAAGGAAGTAGTTCCTCATATGGGATACCTACATCGTTGTTTTGAAAAACATGCAGAATCGATGAATTACGGAAAAACTATTCCCTTTACTGATCGGATGGACTATTTGGCTTCTATGAATAACAGCCATGCCTTCGTTATGGGGGTAGAACGTATGTTGGGCATTGACAAACAGATACCAAAGCGGATCGAATATATTAGAGTATTGGTGTGCGAATTGAATCGTATTGCTTCTCATTTAATTGCTATAGGTACGTATGGAATAGATATCGGCGCCTTTACACCTTTTATGTGGTGCTTTAGAGACCGCGAACATATCATGAATATGCTAGAATGGGCTTCTGGGTCTCGTATGCTCTATAATTATATCTGGGTAGGAGGTTTATTTTATGACTTACCTATTGGTTTCGAAGAAAGATGCACTGAGTTTGTTAACTATTTTAAACCAAAATTAGTAGAATTGGACGATCTCTTAACAAACAATCAAATTTTTATTTCCCGAACCGCTAATATAGGTGCTTTACCATTGGATGTTGCTATTAATTATGGTTGCTCCGGGCCTATGTTACGCGCTTCTGGATTAAAATGGGACCTGCGTAGGATTGATGAATATTCCGTATATCCTGAGATAGACTTCGATATTCCTATTGGTCAGGGTATAATGGGTGCCAAAGGCGACTGCTGGGACCGCTATAAGGTAAGAGTTGACGAAATCGTAGAATCTGTTAAAATTATTGAGCAGTGTTTGGAACGCTTAAAAAAGGAACTTAAACGTACGCCAGATTTTGATCCCCGAGCCCTTGTTCCCAAAAAGGTCTCCCCAAAAGCGCAGGATTATTATGTACGTGCAGAGAATCCAAAAGGTGAATTGGGATTCTACTTTATCACTGATGGTCGTTTGGATATTCCCAGACGAGTGAAAGCCAGAGGACCAAGCTTTACCAATCTTTCTGTTTTGCCTGAGCTTTCAAGAAATATTCTGATAGCAGACCTAATTGCCATATTGGGTTCGATTGATATTGTATTAGGTGAGGTAGATCGATGA
- a CDS encoding NADH-quinone oxidoreductase subunit C has translation MIELSEIKNILQRKLGNDCIVDENLEGLQPTLIVHRDYILDVCRELRENNETWFDFLSCISGVDYGVNEGFGVVYHLASIPYKTQLTLKVKLENLRDTSVLPSVDSVSTVWQSANWHEREAYDLVGIFFKGHPDLRRILLPDDWRGYPLRKDYKDADAYHGIPIN, from the coding sequence ATGATAGAACTTAGCGAAATAAAAAATATTCTACAGCGTAAACTCGGAAACGACTGTATAGTTGATGAGAATTTAGAAGGTTTACAGCCTACATTGATAGTACATAGAGACTATATACTAGATGTCTGTAGAGAACTTCGAGAGAATAACGAAACCTGGTTTGACTTTCTATCCTGTATATCGGGGGTAGATTACGGTGTGAATGAAGGTTTCGGAGTAGTTTATCACTTAGCTTCCATCCCCTATAAAACACAGCTTACGTTAAAAGTAAAGCTTGAAAATTTAAGGGACACTTCTGTGTTACCATCTGTAGACAGTGTAAGTACGGTATGGCAAAGTGCTAACTGGCATGAAAGAGAGGCTTATGATTTGGTTGGTATATTTTTCAAAGGTCACCCAGATCTAAGACGTATTCTTTTACCGGATGATTGGCGGGGGTATCCGTTACGTAAAGATTATAAAGATGCCGATGCGTATCATGGCATACCGATTAACTAA
- the pdxH gene encoding pyridoxamine 5'-phosphate oxidase, which produces MHKETTINAIRTDYKRSKLTENEVKKNPIEQFKFWFEQAIKACVIEVNAMTLATVDREGSPSARIVLLKGVEDNGFVFFTNYNSQKGQDLIVNNKASLVFFWPDLERQVRIKGFVDKTSSEVSDSYFHSRPIGSQLGAWASPQSTIIADRAVLESNLERITQKYKSTSVPRPPHWGGYIVQPITVEFWQGRPNRLHDRILYTKKSNYWLIERLAP; this is translated from the coding sequence ATGCATAAAGAAACAACTATTAACGCTATCAGAACTGATTACAAAAGATCTAAGCTTACTGAAAATGAAGTTAAAAAAAACCCGATTGAACAATTTAAATTTTGGTTCGAGCAAGCGATTAAAGCGTGTGTTATAGAAGTGAATGCGATGACTTTAGCAACGGTTGATCGCGAAGGTTCGCCTTCAGCCCGTATTGTGTTGTTGAAAGGTGTAGAAGATAACGGTTTTGTTTTCTTTACGAACTATAATAGTCAAAAAGGACAGGATTTGATCGTTAACAACAAAGCCTCTCTAGTTTTCTTTTGGCCTGATCTCGAGCGGCAAGTTCGCATTAAGGGTTTTGTAGATAAGACAAGTAGCGAGGTTTCAGACTCTTATTTTCATTCGCGACCCATTGGTAGTCAGTTAGGAGCCTGGGCCTCGCCGCAAAGTACGATCATTGCTGACAGGGCCGTTCTTGAAAGCAACTTAGAACGGATAACTCAGAAGTACAAAAGCACATCGGTACCACGGCCGCCACATTGGGGAGGATATATTGTACAACCTATAACAGTTGAATTTTGGCAAGGCCGCCCTAATCGTCTGCATGACAGAATTCTGTATACTAAAAAATCAAATTACTGGCTGATTGAACGTCTAGCCCCTTAA
- a CDS encoding YqgE/AlgH family protein — protein sequence MLSNNTPQKGSLLLSEPFMMDPNFRRSVVLLCEHEEESIGLVLNQPSALLLKDVMNGMPDAEYQLFIGGPVGQDSVQFVHKCYDRLNSGVEIGEGLYWGGNFEALQLLIKEKAIGLDEIKFFIGYSGWGEGQLEKELRENTWMIGNSYHPDIIFVNDEENLWKQAVISLGPRYAHVAGFPQNPMWN from the coding sequence ATGCTTAGCAACAATACTCCCCAAAAAGGCAGCTTACTGCTCTCTGAACCTTTCATGATGGACCCAAATTTTAGACGCTCTGTTGTTCTACTATGCGAGCATGAGGAAGAAAGTATAGGTTTAGTATTAAATCAACCAAGCGCACTTTTATTAAAAGATGTCATGAACGGTATGCCAGACGCCGAATATCAATTATTCATTGGAGGGCCAGTGGGGCAGGATAGTGTACAATTTGTGCATAAATGTTATGATCGATTAAACAGTGGTGTAGAAATAGGAGAAGGCTTATACTGGGGTGGTAATTTCGAAGCACTGCAGTTACTTATTAAAGAAAAGGCTATTGGGTTAGATGAGATTAAATTTTTTATTGGATATTCCGGTTGGGGAGAGGGACAATTAGAAAAAGAGCTTAGAGAAAATACTTGGATGATAGGTAACAGTTATCATCCCGATATAATATTTGTAAATGACGAGGAAAACTTATGGAAACAAGCTGTCATCAGCTTGGGGCCACGTTATGCACATGTCGCAGGCTTCCCACAAAATCCTATGTGGAATTAG
- a CDS encoding sigma-54 dependent transcriptional regulator yields MAKILIIDDERAIRSTLREILEYEDYQVVDVDNGLDGLEVIKKDTINLVLCDIKMGRMDGMEVLTEALNIKPDLPFIMISGHGTVETAVEASKRGAYDFISKPPDLNRLLITVRNALERGTLVTETKVLKRRVSKTREILGESEAISKIKETIERVAPTEARVLITGANGSGKELVARWLHEKSSRANSPLIEVNCAAIPSELIESELFGHEKGSFTSAVKQRIGKFEQADKGTLFLDEIGDMSLSAQAKVLRALQENKITRVGGDKEIEVNVRVIAATNKDLQKEIEAGNFRMDLYHRLSVILIHVPPLSERRSDIPIIAEQFCEEICSDYGMPIKKISNSGIEALKSLQWTGNIRELRNMVERLIILSDKSITDKDVYAYANPGGATTADHSLGTNGSINGSEDKKAVALNHFDQFSSFQEYKDHAEREYIKYKLENNAWNVSKTADDIEIQRSHLYSKIEKYGLKREN; encoded by the coding sequence ATGGCTAAAATATTAATCATTGATGATGAGCGTGCGATTAGAAGCACCTTGAGGGAGATTTTAGAATACGAAGATTATCAGGTAGTAGACGTAGATAATGGTCTTGATGGACTTGAAGTCATCAAGAAAGACACCATTAACCTCGTGCTATGTGATATTAAGATGGGCCGTATGGACGGCATGGAAGTGCTAACAGAAGCCTTAAATATCAAACCAGATTTACCATTTATCATGATCTCCGGCCACGGTACAGTTGAAACTGCAGTGGAGGCAAGTAAAAGGGGTGCTTATGATTTCATTTCCAAACCACCTGATTTGAATCGCTTGTTGATTACCGTTCGTAATGCCCTAGAGCGAGGTACGTTGGTGACCGAAACTAAGGTTCTGAAAAGACGGGTTAGTAAAACCCGGGAAATTCTAGGTGAGTCAGAAGCTATATCTAAAATTAAGGAAACTATTGAACGAGTTGCTCCTACGGAAGCTCGTGTATTGATTACAGGCGCCAATGGAAGCGGTAAAGAGCTTGTTGCCAGGTGGCTACACGAAAAATCGAGCAGAGCCAATTCTCCTCTCATTGAAGTAAACTGTGCTGCCATACCCTCTGAATTAATTGAAAGTGAACTGTTTGGACATGAAAAAGGCTCTTTTACCTCGGCGGTTAAGCAACGTATAGGTAAGTTCGAACAAGCGGATAAGGGCACCTTATTTTTGGATGAAATAGGTGACATGAGTCTCTCTGCTCAGGCAAAAGTTTTACGGGCATTACAAGAAAATAAGATCACACGTGTTGGAGGCGATAAAGAAATAGAAGTAAATGTACGGGTGATCGCAGCGACTAATAAAGATTTACAAAAAGAGATCGAAGCCGGGAATTTCCGTATGGACCTTTACCATCGTTTAAGCGTTATTCTAATACATGTTCCGCCTTTATCCGAACGTAGAAGTGATATACCAATTATTGCAGAACAATTTTGCGAAGAAATATGTTCCGACTACGGTATGCCTATAAAGAAAATATCGAATAGTGGCATTGAGGCTTTAAAATCCTTACAGTGGACCGGAAATATCCGTGAATTACGAAATATGGTAGAACGGCTGATTATCTTAAGTGACAAATCGATTACCGACAAAGATGTTTATGCCTATGCAAACCCAGGTGGCGCTACAACGGCAGACCACTCCTTAGGTACGAATGGTTCTATCAATGGCAGCGAAGACAAAAAAGCTGTTGCATTGAATCATTTTGACCAGTTCTCTTCTTTTCAAGAATATAAAGATCATGCCGAACGTGAATATATCAAGTATAAATTAGAGAATAATGCGTGGAATGTATCAAAAACAGCTGATGATATTGAAATCCAGCGCAGCCATCTCTATAGTAAAATAGAGAAATACGGATTGAAAAGGGAAAATTAA
- a CDS encoding cytochrome c produces the protein MLSKSTCSLLAILTIVLIIGSCQGEEQIKKAQFFTNGKSLYTSKCENCHNNDGEGLGNLYPPLTDTNFIKQHRPNLPCIVKYGMSKTITINGRGFDTEMPANISLTDQEIAYILTYVGNSFGNELGLITTEEVNGYLKNCTMQNE, from the coding sequence ATGTTGTCCAAATCAACCTGTAGCTTGCTAGCTATTTTAACGATAGTTTTAATAATAGGTTCCTGCCAAGGCGAAGAACAGATAAAAAAAGCACAGTTTTTTACAAATGGCAAATCATTGTACACTTCAAAATGTGAGAATTGTCACAATAATGATGGCGAAGGGTTAGGAAATCTATATCCTCCACTAACGGACACAAATTTTATTAAACAACACCGACCAAACCTTCCCTGTATAGTAAAATACGGCATGTCTAAGACCATAACAATAAATGGAAGGGGTTTTGACACAGAAATGCCAGCCAACATTAGTTTGACCGATCAAGAAATAGCTTATATCCTCACTTATGTTGGTAATTCATTTGGCAACGAACTCGGCTTAATCACTACGGAGGAAGTAAATGGATATCTGAAAAACTGTACTATGCAAAACGAGTAA
- a CDS encoding SCO family protein — translation MLSFLKNYIAALLVIHLFIGCNNTEDKLPVLGERETITKEIDGKTVIDTVYQTIPDFSFVNQDSIVINNKTFNNSIYVADFFFTSCPSICPIMSKNLLKVLKKYKGNEEVKILSHSIDTKYDTPWVLKKYANKLGVEGNQWQFVHGTEEAIYGMANRYMVYAKEDESAPGGFEHQGWFILIDKEKKIRGAYDGTDDEQVAQLLKDMDILLEEYR, via the coding sequence ATGTTATCATTTCTTAAAAACTATATTGCTGCCTTATTAGTTATACACTTATTTATAGGCTGTAATAACACAGAAGATAAACTACCGGTTCTTGGAGAAAGAGAAACCATCACCAAAGAAATTGACGGAAAAACAGTGATAGATACTGTTTACCAAACAATTCCTGATTTTTCTTTTGTAAACCAAGATAGTATTGTTATTAACAATAAAACATTCAACAATAGCATTTATGTTGCTGATTTTTTCTTTACTTCTTGTCCGAGTATTTGCCCTATCATGAGTAAAAATCTCCTAAAGGTACTGAAAAAGTATAAGGGCAACGAAGAAGTTAAAATACTTTCACATAGCATTGACACGAAATACGACACGCCATGGGTGCTCAAAAAATACGCTAACAAACTGGGCGTTGAAGGAAATCAATGGCAATTTGTACATGGAACTGAAGAAGCTATCTATGGTATGGCAAATCGTTACATGGTATATGCCAAGGAAGATGAAAGTGCTCCGGGTGGATTCGAGCATCAGGGTTGGTTTATTTTAATAGATAAAGAGAAAAAAATACGTGGAGCATATGATGGTACCGACGACGAGCAGGTTGCGCAACTTTTAAAAGATATGGACATCTTATTAGAAGAATATCGATAG
- a CDS encoding helix-turn-helix domain-containing protein, whose translation MKIKAAILQGEGEQLDFKNKISNESKIAKTLVAFANNKGGRLLIGVADDGQIIGVKNEDEERYILEKAAHRYCRPAIEIKFEEAAIDDKLVLIAEIPESDVKPHYALNEDGKWWVYIRVKDKSLLAGKVVVDVLKRHTTSDGVLITYTDKEKQLLNYLNEHDKVLLIDICKHLKLSRRKTQRLLVNMILAGIVKVDTTKEAEFYMPVAI comes from the coding sequence ATGAAAATAAAAGCTGCTATTTTACAGGGAGAAGGAGAACAGCTGGATTTTAAAAACAAAATCAGCAATGAAAGTAAAATTGCCAAAACCTTGGTTGCCTTTGCAAACAATAAAGGCGGGCGACTATTGATTGGTGTAGCAGATGATGGTCAAATAATAGGCGTAAAGAATGAGGATGAAGAAAGATACATTCTTGAAAAAGCTGCCCATCGATACTGCAGACCTGCCATAGAAATTAAGTTTGAAGAAGCAGCTATTGACGACAAACTGGTCTTAATTGCAGAAATTCCAGAAAGCGATGTAAAACCACATTATGCTCTTAACGAAGATGGCAAATGGTGGGTATATATCCGTGTAAAAGACAAAAGTTTACTTGCTGGAAAGGTTGTGGTAGACGTACTGAAAAGGCACACAACTTCTGATGGCGTTTTAATCACCTATACTGATAAAGAAAAACAGCTTCTTAACTATCTGAATGAACATGATAAAGTACTATTGATAGATATTTGCAAACACCTTAAGCTCTCAAGAAGAAAGACCCAACGTTTGCTGGTAAATATGATTTTAGCGGGTATCGTAAAAGTAGATACGACAAAAGAAGCTGAATTTTATATGCCTGTTGCTATTTAA
- a CDS encoding DUF4442 domain-containing protein produces the protein MKASERTLKWVMRLYPPLFFQRIWVQKFHKGFLGVDVKIAHSMFNRNYNSSIFGGTIYAAADPFFALLFDQIFRRKGYQTRVWLKSASINYLKPGRTSLYFRIKITNKDIERAKKDLDTLGKFIQEFPLEIKDKHGNLCATVTNEVYVRNLKYNKEHPTVSY, from the coding sequence ATGAAAGCTTCCGAACGAACATTAAAGTGGGTAATGCGTTTATATCCTCCATTATTTTTTCAACGCATCTGGGTACAAAAGTTTCATAAAGGATTCTTGGGAGTAGACGTCAAAATCGCTCACAGTATGTTTAATAGGAACTATAACTCTTCTATTTTTGGCGGCACCATTTATGCTGCCGCCGACCCTTTTTTTGCTTTGTTATTTGACCAAATCTTCAGAAGAAAGGGATACCAGACGAGAGTATGGCTCAAAAGTGCCTCAATCAATTACTTGAAACCTGGAAGGACTTCTCTGTACTTTCGTATTAAGATTACCAACAAAGATATAGAAAGGGCAAAAAAAGATTTAGATACACTGGGCAAATTCATTCAGGAGTTTCCATTGGAAATTAAAGATAAACACGGAAATTTATGTGCGACAGTAACAAATGAGGTATACGTCAGGAATTTAAAGTATAACAAGGAGCATCCAACAGTTTCTTATTAA
- a CDS encoding MFS transporter: MEQTIAKKRKSRVWLLILVASLGYFVDIYDLVIFSIVRMQSFKDIGVPEALMRTDGEYVLNMQMGGLLLGGILWGIMGDKYGRVKVLFGSILMYSLANIANGFVQDIHAYAWIRFIAGIGLAGELGVGVTLVSESMDRNKRGYGTMLIAGIGVLGAVAAFYVSEHFNWRNAYLVGGGMGVLLLLMRVGTFESGLFIKQPNSKDVVRGRFFMLFEKRDRFLRYIYCLFIGLPIWFVVGILITQSPEFGKALGAEETLSAGKGIMYAYIGISLGDIFAGLYAQLTKSRKKAVFLFQVLILISSIGYLFSMGITPTKFIWLAFFMGFSVGYWATFVTIASEQFGTNLRATVATTAPNFVRGALIPSTFLFEFFVHQFDILKAALIMICLLSGIAIFALSQLKESFDKDLDYIEE; the protein is encoded by the coding sequence ATGGAACAAACTATTGCCAAGAAGCGAAAGTCAAGAGTATGGTTGCTTATTTTGGTTGCCTCTCTAGGGTATTTCGTTGATATTTATGATCTGGTTATATTTTCTATCGTGAGGATGCAAAGCTTTAAAGATATTGGAGTACCAGAAGCCTTGATGCGTACAGATGGAGAATATGTGTTGAATATGCAAATGGGCGGTCTACTCCTTGGTGGAATTCTCTGGGGTATTATGGGGGATAAATATGGAAGAGTTAAAGTTCTATTCGGATCTATTCTCATGTATTCGTTGGCTAATATTGCCAACGGTTTTGTGCAGGATATCCATGCTTACGCTTGGATTAGGTTCATTGCAGGTATCGGTTTAGCAGGAGAATTAGGAGTTGGGGTTACGTTAGTGAGTGAGAGTATGGACAGAAATAAAAGAGGCTATGGTACCATGTTGATTGCCGGTATAGGTGTCCTTGGAGCGGTGGCGGCGTTCTATGTGTCGGAACATTTCAATTGGAGAAATGCTTATCTTGTTGGTGGGGGCATGGGTGTTTTGTTATTGTTGATGCGTGTTGGAACCTTCGAGTCAGGACTATTTATTAAGCAGCCAAATAGTAAAGATGTTGTCAGGGGCCGCTTTTTTATGTTGTTTGAAAAACGGGACCGCTTTTTACGATATATATATTGCTTGTTTATAGGCTTACCCATTTGGTTTGTTGTAGGCATATTAATAACACAGTCTCCAGAGTTTGGCAAAGCGCTGGGGGCAGAGGAAACGTTAAGCGCTGGAAAGGGCATTATGTACGCATATATAGGTATTTCCTTGGGAGACATATTTGCAGGGCTTTATGCCCAACTTACCAAGTCTAGGAAGAAGGCAGTATTTCTCTTTCAGGTATTAATCTTAATTAGTTCTATCGGGTATCTTTTTAGTATGGGGATAACACCAACGAAGTTTATCTGGTTAGCTTTTTTTATGGGTTTTTCCGTTGGTTACTGGGCTACTTTCGTAACTATTGCTTCGGAGCAATTTGGTACGAACCTACGTGCTACGGTGGCCACAACAGCACCAAATTTTGTACGTGGAGCGCTTATTCCAAGTACTTTTCTGTTCGAGTTTTTTGTACACCAATTTGACATCCTTAAAGCTGCCTTGATCATGATCTGTTTACTGTCGGGGATTGCTATTTTTGCTTTAAGTCAGCTAAAAGAGAGTTTCGATAAGGATTTAGATTATATAGAAGAATAA
- the hemF gene encoding oxygen-dependent coproporphyrinogen oxidase, with translation MIDKKEIAATYQQIQDEICSGLEKADGAEHFEEELWSREGGGGGRTRILQEGNVIERGGVNFSAVYGKLPENIKKAFKVDENDFFATGVSIVIHPGNPWVPIIHMNIRYFELNEETRWFGGGIDLTPHYVVPEDAVFFHQYLKKICDEFSPAFYQRFKDWADDYFFIKHRNETRGIGGIFYDRLQPEGTGLDYEHIFDFSKALGRSFLPIYTELIAKSKDKVFTAQHKEWQYLRRSRYVEFNLVYDSGTKFGLETNGRIESILMSLPPQARWKYNYQTPRDSEEERTLSWLKKGVDWVGIS, from the coding sequence ATGATTGACAAAAAAGAAATTGCTGCGACCTATCAGCAGATTCAGGATGAAATCTGCAGTGGGTTGGAGAAGGCAGATGGAGCCGAACATTTTGAAGAAGAATTGTGGTCAAGGGAAGGAGGGGGAGGAGGGCGTACCCGTATCCTACAAGAAGGAAACGTAATTGAAAGAGGGGGTGTTAATTTTTCCGCTGTATATGGTAAGTTGCCCGAAAATATTAAAAAGGCGTTTAAAGTGGACGAAAACGATTTTTTTGCTACAGGCGTGTCGATTGTTATTCATCCAGGAAATCCGTGGGTTCCAATTATTCATATGAATATACGCTATTTTGAGTTAAACGAAGAGACTAGATGGTTTGGAGGTGGAATTGATCTGACGCCCCATTATGTTGTTCCTGAGGACGCTGTTTTTTTTCATCAATACCTAAAAAAAATCTGTGATGAGTTCAGCCCGGCATTCTACCAACGATTTAAAGACTGGGCAGATGATTATTTTTTTATTAAGCACAGGAATGAAACAAGAGGCATAGGAGGTATTTTCTATGATCGTTTACAGCCTGAGGGCACAGGTCTAGATTATGAACACATTTTTGATTTCTCTAAGGCTTTAGGACGTAGTTTTTTACCAATTTATACCGAGCTTATCGCCAAGAGTAAAGATAAGGTGTTTACTGCACAACATAAAGAATGGCAATACCTTAGGAGGAGTCGCTACGTGGAATTTAATTTGGTGTACGATTCAGGTACCAAGTTCGGACTTGAAACCAATGGTAGAATTGAATCTATATTAATGAGTTTACCACCACAGGCTCGTTGGAAGTATAACTATCAGACGCCACGTGATTCGGAAGAGGAAAGGACTTTATCTTGGCTCAAGAAGGGAGTAGATTGGGTGGGTATTAGTTAA